In one window of Nocardiopsis aegyptia DNA:
- a CDS encoding TetR/AcrR family transcriptional regulator, whose product MVRMSQERMDARRRQILDAGRRCFVRNGFHATSMQDLQSETGLSMGAVYRYFSGKEAIVAAIAAEALSEVAGAFEEGDGALPPGLEDFVDLVLSGGGPVMNATAESAGLLVQIWGEALRSPSLAARLREVMGGVRALIGALVARHQERGGLPAGVPPEHVADALIAVVDGFMVRRAVYGDADPAAFRDGLRALMAASRSPET is encoded by the coding sequence ATGGTTCGTATGTCCCAGGAGCGCATGGACGCGCGCCGCCGGCAGATCCTCGACGCCGGCCGGCGCTGTTTCGTCCGCAACGGCTTCCACGCCACGTCCATGCAGGACCTCCAGTCGGAGACCGGCCTGTCCATGGGCGCGGTCTACCGCTACTTCAGCGGCAAGGAGGCCATCGTCGCGGCGATCGCCGCCGAGGCCCTGTCCGAGGTCGCCGGGGCCTTCGAGGAGGGGGACGGGGCCCTGCCGCCGGGCCTGGAGGACTTCGTCGACCTCGTGCTGTCGGGCGGCGGGCCGGTGATGAACGCGACCGCGGAGTCGGCGGGACTCCTCGTCCAGATCTGGGGCGAGGCCCTGCGGTCGCCGTCCCTGGCCGCACGCCTGCGGGAGGTCATGGGCGGAGTCCGGGCCCTGATCGGCGCCCTGGTCGCCCGCCACCAGGAGCGGGGCGGACTCCCCGCCGGCGTCCCGCCCGAGCACGTCGCCGATGCCCTGATCGCCGTGGTGGACGGCTTCATGGTCCGGCGCGCGGTCTACGGCGACGCGGACCCGGCGGCGTTCCGGGACGGGCTGCGGGCGCTCATGGCGGCGTCCCGGTCGCCGGAGACATAA
- a CDS encoding FAD-dependent monooxygenase has translation MSTDNDVLIVGAGPTGLVLAIELARRGVVPRVIDAGPADVRESRAVAVVARSLEMLDDLGVAEAAVARGIPLRTVSFHQGASPLADIDLSALDSPFPMDLCLPQWQTAGLLRARAEELGVTIEWGTRLAAQATDGDAVTAEIVHGDGRVEQWTTRWLVGCDGAHSTVRRTSGFGWETDDLRRGFIVGDVAADWDLSRDRFHAFFGTGGVLAVFPMVGGLWRVLANTPDDRPPAVPALDDFAGYVDRRTPLEVRPHELAWSSSFVAREGLADRFRHGRVLLAGDAAHSHSPVGGQGMNTGMQDAYNLGWKLALVATGLADPSLLDSFEDERRPVARSVIEATSTATRVVTSRSLVVRRARRHGLRFLGRLNATQRRIATALGEHLVNYRDSALVSQAWEGSRAPAWSDGARTGPAGGEQAPDAYLETRAGATALRHVYRDPGHHLVLFAADVADPAVLRSWADAGRAAMGGYGRVHVVVRGHLPAEPVEGVVADLRGEAHNRYGVRRPSLYLVRPDKYVGYRADGIDTAPVRDYFRALAEVREAVREDPPSPGRTGRAAYWPDE, from the coding sequence ATGAGTACCGACAACGACGTCCTCATCGTGGGGGCCGGGCCCACCGGGCTCGTCCTGGCCATCGAGCTGGCCCGGCGCGGAGTCGTGCCACGCGTCATCGACGCGGGACCCGCGGACGTCCGCGAGAGCCGGGCCGTGGCGGTCGTGGCGCGGTCCCTGGAGATGCTGGACGACCTCGGCGTGGCCGAGGCCGCCGTCGCGCGGGGCATCCCCCTGCGCACGGTGTCCTTCCACCAGGGCGCCTCGCCGCTGGCCGACATCGACCTGTCCGCCCTGGACTCCCCGTTCCCGATGGACCTGTGCCTCCCGCAGTGGCAGACGGCCGGGCTGCTGCGGGCGCGGGCCGAGGAACTGGGCGTCACCATCGAGTGGGGCACGCGCCTGGCCGCCCAGGCGACCGACGGGGACGCCGTCACCGCCGAGATCGTCCACGGGGACGGCCGCGTCGAGCAGTGGACGACGCGCTGGCTCGTGGGGTGCGACGGGGCGCACAGCACCGTGCGCCGCACGTCGGGTTTCGGATGGGAGACCGACGACCTGCGCCGGGGCTTCATCGTCGGCGACGTGGCGGCCGACTGGGACCTGTCGCGGGACCGCTTCCACGCGTTCTTCGGCACGGGCGGTGTCCTGGCGGTCTTCCCGATGGTGGGCGGCCTGTGGCGCGTCCTGGCCAACACCCCCGACGACCGGCCGCCCGCCGTCCCCGCGCTGGACGACTTCGCCGGGTACGTCGACCGGCGCACGCCCCTGGAGGTCCGTCCGCACGAGCTGGCGTGGAGTTCCTCGTTCGTCGCCCGCGAAGGGCTCGCCGACCGGTTCCGGCACGGCCGCGTCCTCCTCGCGGGCGACGCGGCGCACAGCCACAGCCCGGTGGGCGGCCAGGGCATGAACACGGGCATGCAGGACGCCTACAACCTCGGGTGGAAGCTCGCCCTCGTCGCCACCGGGCTCGCGGACCCCTCCCTGCTCGACAGCTTCGAGGACGAACGCCGACCGGTCGCCCGCTCGGTGATCGAGGCGACCTCCACCGCGACGCGCGTCGTGACGAGCCGATCCCTCGTCGTCCGCCGGGCACGCCGCCACGGCCTGCGCTTCCTGGGCCGCCTCAACGCCACCCAGCGCAGGATCGCGACCGCCCTCGGGGAGCACCTGGTCAACTACCGTGACAGCGCGCTCGTGTCCCAGGCGTGGGAGGGGTCCCGGGCCCCGGCGTGGAGCGACGGCGCGCGTACCGGTCCCGCAGGAGGCGAGCAGGCACCGGACGCCTACCTGGAGACCCGCGCGGGCGCCACCGCGCTGCGGCACGTCTACCGCGACCCCGGGCACCACCTGGTGCTGTTCGCCGCGGACGTCGCCGATCCCGCCGTCCTGCGGTCCTGGGCCGACGCCGGACGCGCGGCCATGGGCGGGTACGGGCGCGTCCACGTCGTGGTGCGGGGCCACCTGCCCGCCGAACCCGTCGAGGGGGTCGTGGCCGACCTGCGCGGGGAGGCCCACAACCGCTACGGGGTGCGCCGCCCGAGCCTGTACCTGGTCAGGCCGGACAAGTACGTCGGCTACCGGGCCGACGGCATCGACACCGCACCGGTGCGGGACTACTTCCGCGCCCTGGCGGAGGTCCGGGAGGCGGTCCGCGAGGACCCGCCCTCACCGGGCCGGACGGGGCGCGCCGCATACTGGCCGGATGAGTGA
- a CDS encoding GNAT family N-acetyltransferase, which yields MSPAPRVRPARREDLPRVAALAAEHAAFEKAPPPAPDLAERLAALLFDTPEPRLACLVAESAGGEVVGYATCSPEVSTWAGREYLSMDCLFLRDGTRGQGLGARLVDAVVAEARRRGLDEVQWQTPVWNTDAARFYDRLGARGKEKLRYTLPTT from the coding sequence ATGAGCCCCGCTCCCCGGGTCCGCCCCGCACGGCGCGAGGACCTGCCCCGCGTCGCCGCGCTCGCCGCCGAGCACGCCGCCTTCGAGAAGGCGCCGCCGCCCGCGCCCGACCTCGCCGAGCGTCTGGCGGCCCTGCTGTTCGACACCCCCGAGCCCCGGCTCGCGTGCCTGGTCGCGGAGTCCGCCGGGGGCGAGGTCGTCGGCTACGCGACGTGCTCCCCGGAGGTCTCCACCTGGGCGGGCCGCGAGTACCTGAGCATGGACTGCCTCTTCCTCCGGGACGGCACCCGCGGACAGGGGCTCGGCGCCCGGCTGGTGGACGCGGTCGTGGCCGAGGCCCGCCGCCGCGGCCTCGACGAGGTGCAGTGGCAGACCCCGGTGTGGAACACGGACGCGGCGCGCTTCTACGACCGCCTCGGCGCTCGCGGGAAGGAGAAGCTCCGCTACACCCTGCCGACGACGTGA
- a CDS encoding hemerythrin domain-containing protein, producing the protein MAEDAITLITRDHREMERLFDRLENERDQRPRLLDEVEAMLTAHSRAEEDEVYPVVVRTTGEVPQVRHSAEEHQEAEELLGRLRDCEPDSDTFDERLREFVDAVKHHVEEEESEILPALKRAVGQKRVTELGTAFSRRRAEELELFDPASAKIPKQRLYEQARHLDVPNRSKMSKEELAEAVQEARQH; encoded by the coding sequence ATGGCCGAGGACGCCATCACCCTGATCACCCGTGACCACCGCGAGATGGAGCGGCTGTTCGACCGGCTGGAGAACGAGCGCGACCAGCGTCCGCGCCTGCTGGACGAGGTCGAGGCCATGCTCACCGCGCACAGCCGGGCGGAGGAGGACGAGGTGTACCCCGTCGTCGTCCGCACGACCGGCGAGGTGCCCCAGGTCCGCCACAGCGCGGAGGAGCACCAGGAGGCCGAGGAGCTGCTCGGCCGGTTGCGCGACTGCGAGCCCGACAGCGACACCTTCGACGAGCGCCTGCGGGAGTTCGTCGACGCGGTCAAGCACCACGTCGAGGAGGAGGAGAGCGAGATCCTCCCCGCGCTGAAGCGGGCGGTCGGCCAGAAGCGCGTCACGGAGCTGGGTACGGCCTTCAGCCGCCGGCGCGCGGAGGAGCTGGAGCTGTTCGACCCCGCCTCGGCGAAGATCCCCAAGCAGCGCCTCTACGAGCAGGCCCGGCACCTGGACGTGCCGAACCGCTCCAAGATGAGCAAGGAGGAGCTCGCCGAGGCCGTCCAGGAGGCCAGGCAGCACTGA
- the xylA gene encoding xylose isomerase: MNDFRPVPEDKFTFGLWTVGWRGVNTFGDPVRPPLDGADAVRRLAELGAHGITFHDDDLIPPGSSDADREAILKRFRGALEETGLAVPMVTTNLFTHPVFRDGGFTSNSRDVRRYALRKVIRNIDLAVSMGATTYVCWGGQDGAETEAGKNDAAALDRLREAFDLLCGYVREQGYDLRFAIEPKPNEPRGDVLLPTVGHALAFINELEHPEMVGVNPEVGHEQMAGLNFAHGVAQALWAGKLFHIDLNGQRGVKYDQDLRFGAGDVKEAFFLVDLLESAGYDGPRHFDFKPPRTEDMSGVWESARACMRNYLILREKARAFRADPEVAAALEAARVPELSRPTLAEGESVADLLTEEIDLAEVGERGYHFEKLDQLALEHLFGVR; the protein is encoded by the coding sequence ATGAACGACTTCCGCCCGGTGCCCGAGGACAAGTTCACCTTCGGTCTGTGGACCGTGGGCTGGCGCGGGGTCAACACGTTCGGCGACCCGGTACGGCCGCCGCTGGACGGCGCCGACGCCGTCCGGCGGCTGGCCGAACTGGGCGCCCACGGGATCACCTTCCACGACGACGACCTCATCCCGCCCGGCAGTTCGGACGCCGACCGGGAGGCGATCCTCAAGCGCTTCCGGGGCGCGCTGGAGGAGACCGGCCTGGCCGTCCCCATGGTCACCACCAACCTCTTCACCCACCCGGTGTTCCGGGACGGCGGCTTCACGTCCAACAGCCGCGACGTGCGCCGCTACGCGCTGCGCAAGGTCATCCGCAACATCGACCTCGCGGTGTCCATGGGCGCCACCACCTACGTGTGCTGGGGCGGCCAGGACGGCGCGGAGACCGAGGCGGGCAAGAACGACGCCGCGGCGCTGGACCGGCTGCGCGAGGCGTTCGACCTGCTGTGCGGCTACGTGCGGGAGCAGGGCTACGACCTGCGGTTCGCCATCGAGCCCAAGCCCAACGAGCCACGCGGCGACGTGCTGCTGCCGACCGTGGGCCACGCCCTGGCCTTCATCAACGAGCTGGAGCACCCCGAGATGGTGGGGGTCAACCCGGAGGTCGGGCACGAGCAGATGGCCGGGCTGAACTTCGCGCACGGGGTCGCCCAGGCGCTGTGGGCGGGCAAGCTCTTCCACATCGACCTCAACGGGCAGCGCGGCGTCAAGTACGACCAGGACCTGCGCTTCGGCGCGGGCGACGTGAAGGAGGCGTTCTTCCTGGTCGACCTGCTGGAGAGCGCGGGCTACGACGGGCCCCGCCACTTCGACTTCAAGCCGCCGCGGACCGAGGACATGAGCGGCGTGTGGGAGTCGGCGCGGGCGTGCATGCGCAACTACCTCATCCTGCGGGAGAAGGCGCGCGCCTTCCGCGCCGACCCCGAGGTCGCCGCCGCGCTGGAGGCCGCCCGGGTGCCGGAGCTGTCCCGGCCCACGCTGGCCGAGGGCGAGAGCGTCGCGGACCTGCTCACCGAGGAGATCGACCTGGCGGAGGTCGGCGAGCGCGGCTACCACTTCGAGAAGCTGGACCAGCTGGCCCTGGAGCACCTCTTCGGCGTCCGGTAG
- a CDS encoding beta-galactosidase: MSAPLWFGGDYNPEQWPEAVQVEDVELMRAAGVTLATVGVFSWALLEPAEGEYRFAWLDRVLDRLHGAGIGVALATPTASPPPWFGLAHPDAMPVTADGTRLTHGSRDTYDVCAPAYREASVRMATALADRYAHHPALAMWHVHNEYGSWTHSEHAARAFRDWLRRRHDDLDTLNRAWTTSFWSQTYTDWEQVQPPRATQYRPNPAHVLDFRRFLSDEMLDHFLDQADVLRRARPEVPVTTNFAFGDWVPVDPWRWAEHLDLIAVDDYPDRMGTEGAEQTAFAGDLARSFATRVPGPGRPWLLMEQAAGVAYTGEITRPKPPGEIARHSMTHVARGSQGAMFFQWRASRGGAEQWHSGMVPHAGPDSRIFREVCDLGGVLGRIAEARDADVVADAAVTWDPECWWALGSPSLPARTDYLEAVRQVHRVLWRSGRTVDFVRPDRPLPPVPLLVVPALYLLSDEAARRLADFTAGGGTLVVTYLSGVADPDSTVRVGGYPGALRDLLGVRVEEFHPLFPGETAALDLGSVREEVTQWSEHVHLEGADAVARYAGGRLDGEPAVTRHRYGAGEAWYVSARLTDRGLGSLIAEAAGTGPFPEPELDVVRRVGDGGVWVFVTNHGAGPRRIDPVRLGLDSDAHDLVTGRAADGLVVPGGGFAVLRGHAAAN; encoded by the coding sequence ATGTCCGCTCCACTCTGGTTCGGCGGCGACTACAACCCGGAGCAGTGGCCCGAGGCGGTCCAGGTCGAGGACGTCGAGCTCATGCGCGCGGCCGGGGTCACCCTGGCCACCGTCGGCGTGTTCTCCTGGGCGCTGCTGGAACCGGCGGAGGGCGAGTACCGGTTCGCGTGGCTCGACCGTGTCCTGGACCGGCTGCACGGCGCCGGGATCGGTGTCGCCCTGGCCACGCCGACCGCCTCGCCGCCGCCCTGGTTCGGACTCGCCCACCCCGACGCCATGCCCGTGACGGCCGACGGCACACGGCTCACGCACGGCAGCCGCGACACCTACGACGTGTGCGCCCCGGCCTACCGGGAGGCGTCGGTGCGCATGGCCACCGCCCTGGCCGACCGCTACGCCCACCACCCGGCGCTGGCCATGTGGCACGTGCACAACGAGTACGGCTCCTGGACGCACTCCGAGCACGCCGCCCGCGCGTTCCGCGACTGGCTGCGCCGCCGCCACGACGACCTGGACACGCTCAACCGGGCGTGGACCACCTCCTTCTGGAGCCAGACCTACACGGACTGGGAACAGGTCCAGCCGCCGCGCGCCACCCAGTACCGGCCCAACCCGGCGCACGTGCTGGACTTCCGGCGGTTCCTGTCGGACGAGATGCTCGACCACTTCCTGGACCAGGCCGACGTCCTGCGCCGCGCCCGGCCGGAGGTGCCGGTGACGACGAACTTCGCCTTCGGCGACTGGGTGCCGGTCGACCCCTGGCGGTGGGCCGAGCACCTGGACCTCATCGCGGTGGACGACTACCCGGACCGGATGGGGACCGAGGGCGCCGAGCAGACCGCGTTCGCGGGCGATCTGGCCCGTTCCTTCGCCACCCGCGTTCCCGGTCCGGGGCGCCCGTGGCTGCTGATGGAGCAGGCGGCGGGTGTGGCCTACACGGGGGAGATCACCCGCCCCAAGCCGCCCGGCGAGATCGCGCGGCACAGCATGACGCACGTGGCCCGCGGCTCGCAGGGCGCGATGTTCTTCCAGTGGCGGGCCTCGCGGGGCGGCGCGGAGCAGTGGCACTCGGGGATGGTGCCGCACGCCGGTCCGGACTCGCGGATCTTCCGGGAGGTGTGCGACCTGGGCGGCGTCCTGGGCCGGATCGCGGAGGCCCGCGACGCCGACGTGGTCGCGGACGCGGCGGTCACGTGGGACCCGGAGTGCTGGTGGGCGCTGGGCAGTCCGTCGCTGCCCGCCCGGACGGACTACCTGGAGGCCGTGCGCCAGGTGCACCGCGTGCTGTGGCGGTCGGGGCGCACGGTCGACTTCGTCCGCCCGGACCGGCCGCTGCCCCCGGTTCCGCTGCTGGTCGTCCCCGCCCTGTACCTGCTGTCGGACGAGGCGGCGCGTCGACTGGCGGACTTCACCGCGGGCGGCGGCACGCTGGTGGTGACCTACCTCAGCGGGGTGGCCGATCCGGACTCCACGGTGCGCGTGGGCGGGTACCCGGGCGCGCTGCGCGACCTGCTCGGGGTGCGGGTGGAGGAGTTCCACCCGCTGTTCCCCGGGGAGACGGCCGCGCTGGACCTGGGTTCGGTCCGCGAGGAGGTCACGCAGTGGAGCGAGCACGTCCACCTGGAGGGCGCCGACGCGGTGGCCCGGTACGCGGGCGGCCGGCTGGACGGCGAACCGGCGGTGACGCGCCACCGGTACGGCGCCGGGGAGGCCTGGTACGTGTCGGCGCGGCTGACCGACCGGGGCCTGGGCAGCCTGATCGCCGAGGCGGCGGGCACGGGGCCGTTCCCGGAGCCGGAACTGGACGTGGTGCGGCGGGTCGGCGACGGGGGCGTGTGGGTGTTCGTCACCAACCACGGCGCGGGGCCGCGGCGGATCGACCCGGTGCGGCTGGGCCTGGACTCCGACGCCCACGACCTGGTCACCGGGCGTGCCGCCGACGGGTTGGTGGTGCCGGGAGGAGGTTTCGCGGTGTTGCGGGGACACGCCGCCGCTAATTAG
- a CDS encoding glycosyl hydrolase family 95 catalytic domain-containing protein gives MADIPPLLTRHPVRDWEDALITGNGRVGALAHATADRTTLTLAHERLFLPVEASLPAPETARILPELRSLLRRGRSRAAAERITAFAAAEDPGYAAGTRWTDPLVGAAVLAFAPTAPGTGPVPRRCDFGSGVVTEHLPDGTVHRVFASRVPDAADAVVAEFTRPGTEGLDGLLRLTLPDDEPPVPVTVDSEIRTDRFALRVGFPERPPGTLPGYAVTCEIVAEGGRVDATPDGLRVRGVTRLLVVARVRVGAPGESDPPPVESAEPPITGFDEHLVRHREVHGELMGRFRVHLQGPDHAGSEGTGSAEDAPGGSEVAGGAAAEARGATGVPGAAPAPEVTGEELLASGATPELVARLVDAGRYAIVSSCGDLPPTLQGVWSGTYDPPWRSGYTFDGNLPSAVAALHTTGTPELMHGLFDLLDGMVPELTENARRLYGCRGLLLPAHASTSGRHNHFGPEWCLTCWTSGAAWMARLYWDHFSHTRDRAFLRERALPFLTGAAEFHEDFLTDDGFVPSYSPENTPADGDGQAAVNATLDVAAVRDLTRNLVRAHRELGLPGARRWLRLAARVPGYRVSDAGELAEWAGPAGPVEQRDQHAHRHASHLFPLWYEPDPAFADPRLRAAAVRTVRARLAWWRGQESDEMAFGLVQLGLAAARLGLAEEAHETLALLATRYWRPTLVSTHNRGALFNVDIGGGFPAVVAAMLVRSSEGRVDLLPALPRAWSTGRVEGLRARGGVIVDRLEWGSGAGTALLRSVEPRTVRVGLPGGAFHSVRTGPRNGVTVRFRLCSEADRRSASKILG, from the coding sequence ATGGCCGACATCCCGCCCCTCCTCACCCGCCATCCCGTCCGTGACTGGGAGGACGCGCTGATCACCGGGAACGGCCGGGTGGGCGCGCTCGCCCACGCCACGGCCGACCGGACCACGCTGACACTCGCCCACGAACGGCTGTTCCTGCCGGTGGAGGCGTCCCTGCCCGCCCCGGAGACCGCGCGGATCCTGCCCGAACTGCGGTCCCTGCTGCGGCGGGGCCGGTCACGCGCGGCGGCCGAGCGGATCACCGCGTTCGCCGCCGCCGAGGACCCGGGCTACGCCGCCGGGACGCGGTGGACCGACCCGCTGGTGGGCGCGGCCGTCCTCGCCTTCGCGCCCACCGCGCCCGGGACGGGGCCGGTGCCGCGCCGCTGCGACTTCGGCTCGGGCGTGGTCACCGAGCACCTGCCGGACGGCACGGTCCACCGGGTCTTCGCCTCGCGCGTGCCCGACGCGGCCGACGCCGTGGTCGCCGAGTTCACCCGGCCGGGCACCGAAGGACTGGACGGACTGCTGCGGCTCACCCTTCCGGACGACGAGCCCCCTGTTCCGGTCACCGTGGACTCCGAGATCCGGACGGACCGGTTCGCGCTGCGGGTGGGCTTCCCCGAACGCCCGCCGGGCACGCTGCCGGGGTACGCGGTGACGTGCGAGATCGTCGCGGAGGGCGGCCGGGTCGACGCGACACCGGACGGCCTGCGGGTGCGCGGTGTCACGCGGCTGCTGGTGGTGGCCCGGGTCCGGGTCGGCGCCCCCGGGGAGTCGGACCCGCCGCCGGTCGAGTCGGCGGAGCCGCCGATCACCGGCTTCGACGAGCATCTCGTCCGTCACCGGGAGGTCCACGGCGAGCTGATGGGCCGCTTCCGCGTCCACCTGCAAGGTCCGGACCACGCCGGCTCCGAGGGCACCGGAAGCGCGGAAGACGCGCCCGGTGGGTCGGAGGTGGCCGGTGGGGCCGCTGCGGAAGCTCGCGGAGCCACCGGTGTGCCCGGTGCGGCCCCGGCGCCGGAGGTGACGGGGGAGGAACTTCTGGCGTCCGGGGCGACGCCCGAACTCGTCGCCCGGCTGGTCGACGCCGGACGGTACGCGATCGTGTCCAGCTGCGGCGACCTGCCGCCCACCCTCCAAGGGGTCTGGAGCGGCACCTACGACCCCCCGTGGCGCTCCGGCTACACCTTCGACGGCAACCTGCCCTCCGCCGTGGCCGCCCTCCACACCACCGGCACGCCCGAACTCATGCACGGCCTCTTCGACCTCCTCGATGGCATGGTCCCCGAACTCACCGAGAACGCCCGCCGCCTCTACGGCTGCCGGGGCCTGCTCCTGCCGGCGCACGCCTCCACCAGCGGGCGGCACAACCACTTCGGCCCCGAGTGGTGCCTGACCTGCTGGACCTCCGGAGCCGCCTGGATGGCACGGCTGTACTGGGACCACTTCTCCCACACCCGCGACCGCGCCTTCCTGCGCGAGCGAGCGCTGCCCTTCCTCACCGGGGCGGCGGAGTTCCACGAGGACTTCCTCACCGACGACGGCTTCGTGCCCTCCTACTCACCGGAGAACACCCCGGCGGACGGCGACGGCCAGGCCGCCGTCAACGCCACCCTCGACGTCGCCGCCGTGCGCGACCTCACCCGCAACCTCGTGCGCGCCCACCGGGAACTCGGCCTGCCCGGCGCCCGCCGCTGGCTGCGGCTGGCCGCCCGCGTGCCCGGCTACCGCGTCTCCGACGCCGGCGAACTCGCCGAGTGGGCGGGCCCCGCCGGGCCCGTGGAACAGCGCGACCAGCACGCCCACCGGCACGCCTCCCACCTGTTCCCGCTCTGGTACGAGCCCGACCCCGCCTTCGCCGACCCCCGCCTGCGCGCGGCGGCCGTCCGCACCGTCCGGGCCCGGCTCGCCTGGTGGCGGGGCCAGGAGTCCGACGAGATGGCGTTCGGGCTCGTGCAGCTCGGCCTGGCGGCGGCCCGGCTCGGCCTGGCCGAGGAGGCGCATGAGACGCTCGCGCTCCTGGCGACCCGGTACTGGCGGCCGACCCTGGTCTCCACGCACAACCGGGGCGCCCTGTTCAACGTCGACATCGGCGGCGGCTTCCCGGCGGTCGTCGCCGCGATGCTCGTCCGCTCGTCCGAGGGGCGGGTGGATCTGCTGCCGGCGCTCCCGCGCGCCTGGTCCACGGGCCGGGTCGAGGGTCTGCGGGCGCGCGGCGGCGTCATCGTCGACCGCCTGGAGTGGGGGAGCGGCGCGGGAACCGCGCTGCTGCGGTCCGTGGAGCCCCGAACCGTGCGCGTCGGCCTCCCCGGCGGCGCGTTCCACTCCGTGCGGACCGGCCCTCGGAACGGGGTCACCGTGCGTTTCCGGCTCTGCTCCGAAGCCGATCGTCGAAGCGCTTCGAAAATTCTGGGTTGA